A window of Aromatoleum bremense genomic DNA:
TAAGGCGCCTTCAGCCTTAATATAAAAACCTTTACATTACCTTCCAGTATCACCTGCACATATGCAACCCTGGGGCTTCTACGGTCGACAACGCGAACTGGCGGACCTGCGCACAATTCTCGAGCGGGGGCGCTGGTTTTTCGTACAGGTGTCTGGGCGACGGCGCATCGGGAAGACTTCTCTCATCCAGCAAGCACTCAACCAAACCGGGCGCCAAAACCGGCTTTACATACAAATCCCGGACTCGGACCCCACAGGCGTACTCGTTGCCTGCAACGACTACCTCGAAACCTTTGGTATCGACGACCGCGTTCGCAGCCTGGGTGATCTCGCCCAAGTGATCACCAAGCTTGCAGAACAAGGCTATGTCATCGCCCTGGACGAGTTCCAGTACTTCAGCCGCAAACCGCTGTTCGACTTCTGCTCGCTGTTGCAGGCCGAAATCGACAAACTTTCGGCTCGTGCCGACCGCGTCAAAGGAGGGTTGATCGTCCTCGGCTCGTTGCACGCCGAAATGGCTGCCTTGCTCGAAGACCGAGCCGCCCCGCTCTTCAACCGCACCACCGACAAGCTGATGCTGGACCACCTGGATGTCGCCTCCCTGCTGGAGATGCTCGATATCCATGCCGACTGCGAACCTGAACGCCTGCTGTTTTTGTGGAACCTGTTCGAGGGCGTACCCAAGTTCTATCGCGATGCCTACGAACAAGGCGTACTCGACGCTGACCGCCCAGCTTTGCTCCGCGCGCTGTTCTTCAGCAGTTCTTCGCCGCTGAAGGGCGAGGCAGACAACTGGTTTCTGCGCGAATTCAGGGGGCGCTACGACATGCTGCTTCAGCACGTCGCCCGACACCCTGGATGCACCAACGCCGACATCGAAGCCGCGATATCCAACGTTTCCCCCCAAGAAGGCAAACAGGTCGGCGGATAT
This region includes:
- a CDS encoding ATP-binding protein, whose protein sequence is MQPWGFYGRQRELADLRTILERGRWFFVQVSGRRRIGKTSLIQQALNQTGRQNRLYIQIPDSDPTGVLVACNDYLETFGIDDRVRSLGDLAQVITKLAEQGYVIALDEFQYFSRKPLFDFCSLLQAEIDKLSARADRVKGGLIVLGSLHAEMAALLEDRAAPLFNRTTDKLMLDHLDVASLLEMLDIHADCEPERLLFLWNLFEGVPKFYRDAYEQGVLDADRPALLRALFFSSSSPLKGEADNWFLREFRGRYDMLLQHVARHPGCTNADIEAAISNVSPQEGKQVGGYLKVLSERYAMIERRLPIFAKSKARSGRYYIRDNFLRSWLAALQRPVSAVHFSPEAQLIAQADQLLAEAEGAALEELAGRLYEETSRKGLSDFPLSERIKGYWDRAGVEIDLVAVSESTRRIRFGTCKRNPDKLLASIPNLRKNVEAFMKHHTQYEDWTVEYCAIAPRITFSLIDKLTAEGIIAQSLPDLWHPLLPHAQRQAAIAPA